Part of the Paenibacillus terrae HPL-003 genome is shown below.
ATGAACAAAAATATCCGCCAGTTGCAGGAGGGCAGGCACATCCTCACGATGCCCGAGAAAAACCACCTCTTCCCTCAGCCCCAACTCCTCAGCCTGTGTTTGAAGTTCTTCCCTTTTGTCTCCCTCTCCGACAATCCAGCATACCCAATCTGTGCACCGATCTTTCAGCAAACCAAGAGCACTCATTAAGTAGTGCAGCCCTTTGATATATACCAGCCGTGATGGACAAATTATGACCTTTTTCCCCGCGGGTCGTATCATGTCCGTTCCCTTCGCATGGACTTCCCAGAAGCGTTCGGTATCCAAGCCATATTGGAAGGTGGCAATCTGTTGCTCAGGCACTTCAAAATCACGAACGAGCGTCTGTTTCATCCACTCCGTAGACGTAATTGTAATATTAGCGGATATAGCGCCATAGTGCTCCAGCGCCCAATAATATTTCCACATCAACGACTCGCGATAGCCCTCTTCCTGCTCTAGTTCCATCGCCATCATGACTTCGCGGGCCAGCGAGCCGTGAATATTGGCCACGAGTGCGCTATCCTTACGTTTGACCCGGCTTAGGGCACGTGTCGCAATGACATCCTGTGTATGAATGACATCGTATTGTTCAACTCCAAAATACGCCGCCGCCAGTTCCATGCAGTATCGGTCTTTTTCCACCGTCTGCACCCAGGAGTCCTGATGTAATACAGGTACAGCCGTCTCATTCAACTTCGTGTTCAGCATGGGCAACAACTGCTCCTTCAGCAGCTCCCTATTCTCAAAAACAATATGGTATTTGGGTATATCCGGTCCGTTGCCCATCAAATCCACGGTGTGACCCAGCAGTTCCAGCCGTCGTTTAATTTGCAGCATAAACGGCCACACACCTCCCAAATGAGGGATCGGCCAGTAGGTAGCCAACAAAATTTTCACAACAGCCTCACCTCCCCCTGTCTCGTACGCTAAGCTACATTCCGTTACTTCCGTAAATTTGCTGAGAGCCCGATAGTGCATCTATCCATACCGCAAAGAAACCGTTATTTGGTGACAACCGAAACTGGGCTATTCCCGTTAGGATTATAGGAACTATTGGTTACCCTGCTGTTCGTAAAGGTTTGCCCTCCATCCGCAGATTCAGCCACCACAATATTGGAACCTATCCAATTGACAGCTTCACTAGGCTCAAATTTAGGCAAGCCACCTGAGCTGGATGTAACCTAAAAATGGGCTCACTAAAAGCACTCTGTTAAATTTTATGCGCAGACTCCTGACAAGCATACAAGCTTTCCATTCAGTAGATTCATAGTATGGGAGCATCCCAATAGGGACGATCCAATATTCTGTTTTCGAGAGGATGATTGTTTTGGCTTTTACAACCGGTTATATGACGAACACCAGAGATTTTGGCACCGCCTGTTCCAATATCGTTGTGAATGTGGTCAATGAGGATACAGTAAATCCAGCAACCGTAACGGTACAAGTTTTCTTTTCGCTCGTGCCAGATACCAAGATACCGTTGTATGTGTCAGCGATTAGCGTACCTGCAAACTCCATTGCCCGACGTACCTTTTTTGTACAAGGCGTACTTGCCTATGAGGTACAATATGATGTGGTCGCTACTGTTCCAGCCAATGTCGTTCTTTCCAACTTTGGATTGGACCAGTTCGGCAATGTTGTACAGGAGCATCGTGTCCTTCAGTCAGAATTGACCACGATTGCCGCGCTGTCCCCTGTTAGTTAAAAGCGACCCTGTTCCAGCGCCTGATGCAGCCTATGGGTGTAATAAACGTAATTCCATTCCGGCGGTACAGCGATGACTTCCCGTCCGCTGCCTATGGTGGAATGATCATCTGTGTAATAGGAAAAGGCATGGGTATCCCGCAGGGAACGCAGTAAATCGGTCAGGTACAGCAGATCTGTCACGGCGATATAAGGTTTGACACCGTAGCATACAACAAAGTGAGTCACCGTTTCCCCAATCGCCTGAACCAATGCTTCCTCGACGGAATAATGTGGTCTCGGCGTTATGATTAGCCGAGGATCGAGCATCATCGGCAGGAAGGAAGAGGCGCCCTGTTCAGGCGTAAGATCCAGCAACCGCACCAAGCAATTGCTGTAATGCTGCTCCAGCAATTGATCCAGCAACGGCTCAGCCTGAGTCATATCCGTGACGGGCATCAAAATGGTCATTTCAAGCGGGATACCCCGGCGCGCTCTCGCCTCATGCTTGGCAACCTGAAATGCGTGCCGCCAGCGTCGATGCTCCTTCTGGCTGTGCAAGCTGGCCGATACACTAAAAGCAGAATTCACCCGGTAATCCATAAGGACCTCCGGGATGAATTTCATACTGCACGTCTCGGTCAGTCGCAGCCAGTAGTCATAATCCTCCACGGGTTGCAACCGATAGCCGCCGATCTGACGGGCATATTGGCTTTTGTACATAAATGAAACCCCGACGATGCTGGCATTGAGCAATTCCTCATGCGGCTGGCTCTGATACCGGATCAGCGCTTGTTGATGTTGCTCGTCATACAACGGGCTTCCTGAACCATCAATCTGGCGGAAAGTGGAGAACACAAGGCCGAGCGAATCCGGCCCCTGCATCAGCTCCTGTCTCAATCGTTCAATAAAGGATGAATTATAAACATTGTCACTGGATACCCAGGTTATATATGTGATCGCAGGATCTTTCAACAACTCATCGAACCCCCTATTGAGGGCATGGGATACTCCTTTGTTCTCGGGAAGTGTAATCAACTGAACGCGCGGGTCCCCCCCTACTGCATAGAGCGCCGGTCCCACCATTTCCGGTGCTCCGTCAATAACGATGATGAAACGGAACGCTCCGTAGCTCTGAGCCAGTACGGACGAAATCGCGGCTTGTAGATAACCGAAATCCTGTTTGTACAGCGGCATCACAATACCTGTATCTACCATATCAATCCCCCCTGACAGACTTCCAGCTTTATGAGGATAAACCGTTCAACAGCTGATTGAAGCGATCTTTGTAACGTGCCTGGGTGATGTTGTATTCCTGTTCAACGG
Proteins encoded:
- a CDS encoding glycosyltransferase family 2 protein, producing the protein MVDTGIVMPLYKQDFGYLQAAISSVLAQSYGAFRFIIVIDGAPEMVGPALYAVGGDPRVQLITLPENKGVSHALNRGFDELLKDPAITYITWVSSDNVYNSSFIERLRQELMQGPDSLGLVFSTFRQIDGSGSPLYDEQHQQALIRYQSQPHEELLNASIVGVSFMYKSQYARQIGGYRLQPVEDYDYWLRLTETCSMKFIPEVLMDYRVNSAFSVSASLHSQKEHRRWRHAFQVAKHEARARRGIPLEMTILMPVTDMTQAEPLLDQLLEQHYSNCLVRLLDLTPEQGASSFLPMMLDPRLIITPRPHYSVEEALVQAIGETVTHFVVCYGVKPYIAVTDLLYLTDLLRSLRDTHAFSYYTDDHSTIGSGREVIAVPPEWNYVYYTHRLHQALEQGRF
- a CDS encoding glycosyltransferase family 4 protein, translated to MKILLATYWPIPHLGGVWPFMLQIKRRLELLGHTVDLMGNGPDIPKYHIVFENRELLKEQLLPMLNTKLNETAVPVLHQDSWVQTVEKDRYCMELAAAYFGVEQYDVIHTQDVIATRALSRVKRKDSALVANIHGSLAREVMMAMELEQEEGYRESLMWKYYWALEHYGAISANITITSTEWMKQTLVRDFEVPEQQIATFQYGLDTERFWEVHAKGTDMIRPAGKKVIICPSRLVYIKGLHYLMSALGLLKDRCTDWVCWIVGEGDKREELQTQAEELGLREEVVFLGHREDVPALLQLADIFVHPSIQDNQPFSVMEAQVLGLPAVVSDAGGLPEMVEHEHTGLVSPVGDVEVLAVHLQHLLAQDDVRIAMGNRAKVWGTTQWSLDVMIARLVNIYAQALKQVH